ATGTTTGTTGTTGGAACATTTCTCCAATAACCGATCTGTTGACTCGGTTTTGTCCCATCATGTTAAACTGTTCGCGTTACATAGAGTGATTTGCTTAAGTTGGGTTACTGATTGTATAGGATTACGAGCTACTAGCTGCGTCTGGACCGAGAAAGTTGTCGGAGGCAacagtatcatcatcatcatcatgagaGAGTAAAGGTTAATGATAATTTGTTTGTAagcattattattataattatttgtaaCTTTGTGTGTATAAATCTCATTGCAATCCAGATATGACCCTACTCTCTCCAGTAAATGAAAACTCACAGATTTGACATCTCTCCTTTTCCTGTCATCTTTTCTAATATTATTTCTAAAAAGTACTAATTACTGTCGACCTTTTGTAATCATATAATGATTTATTATCATTTTGTCTTTTGGGTTATAGTATCATTTTTTCTACAAAAGGTGGATCTATGATTGATCCCcggtaaaaagaaaacatgttcTCAATCTAAacattaagaagaaaagaaaaataggaaACAATTATTTCCAACCACAAAATTGCATTTGAGGCTAGGTGGTAGAGTCCAAAAGAATATCTTGCACGTCACGTGAGCGGCGAACTGAAATTGCTTTTGGCTTCGAGTAGTGGGAGATAGCAGGTGATACATCATACTCATATACAACAAGacatcaaaatataatttcgtATTATGTATTTACAAATGTGTAacagaatgattttttttcttaatacaatTACAAATGTATATGGACTATGGTTCAACAAATTTAGAAAAGTACATGGAGCATTGGGTCAGGTCAAATGGTCAACTGTGTAACAGAAGCTTAAGAAAAGTATTTTGAACCGGCTAACCCATCCAAGAAATCTTCAAGTAAGAGAATATAATACTTGTATTTGATGATACTAAGTGTTGTATTAGCTTTTAACATGATCTTTGGGATCCATCTTGCTTTTGAGTACAAACAAAAGTTCTATTATAAAGGTCAGAAATGTActattacatattatattacatattatttgaGTACACATCTCTTAAACTATTCtgttataactttttttttttttttttttacaaagtacATGTatagtttttgatttacaaGAACCACTTAAAATGGAAATTCAATAGACTCAACAAATAAATTAGCATATATATCTAGGGGCATTTATAGATTTGAGCATATTTCGGCTCAAAATTTATGGATAAGACATTTTTGAGTTGGACTTGCATGTTTGGGTTTCGGAAACACTTTTCTTCATCAACTCCAATCGACTAATCAAGCCTTCAATGAGCAACAAACTCAATGAAACAATTCTACTAATATCCCTCTATCTATCAAGCATGCCTTTGATTCCAATGCAATTTGCAATCTAAATCATTGGTCAATTAACTCactttcaaataaaacaaaacttttcatGAACCAATAGaacattatttcaaatattttctaaaatattaatcacTAGATTTAAAATTAAGAGAAAGATAGACATATAGGGCGAAACAAAACTGTGAGTAGTCTCGTCTCCTTCTTTGGTGATAGTGTCTCTCATTGTATATATCTTGTtaccttcatcttctttcttgatAAGAAAATGGCTTGTATGATTAGTATAATCCTTATTAGAATGATATATCCCTCTTGGAGTCTTAGAATTGGCACCTTCTTTCTCAAAATCGATCATATACcttatttttttcaatcattGTATTCAATTTAGGCACTTTACGAACCCATATCTATTTTCATTGAATTGAAATAGTAAAGaatatatcatggttttgtctaacaactATACATAATCACCACTCTTTCTCATAGTGCCTCCAACAACCATCACCATGACTTCATTTGAGTGAGTAACATATCATTCATTCCATTTATTTTCACCATTGCTAGCTTTACATCTTATCATTCTAGTATTAAAACTTCATGTTCACCCTTATATTAAGACTTTTCCCTATGGCTTCTATAGATTCATAATCTTCCCAGTTTTCGAAGCAAGTTAGTGTAGCATCATCATGTTTACTAAAGTATACTTCAAAGGTTGAAGAAATTTTACCACAATCAGCCTTACTAGAGTGGTCCATTAAACTCCCaacacaaaatcataagaaTTTAGTggtatctatactagtatttttgcagcaattttatgaaataaatcctagagTTGGATTTATTTACAGACATGCCATCATTTATTGTTAAAGTCATTAATTTGTTACCTTAAATATTCACTAATGTATTTAACTCataattctatttaaaattataaaaaacaattaaatgcagtatttgtttaaaacttaaatttgattcttctttcatcttagttttcttttatttttaatatttttgaatcatCACATAATACATGAAATcattaaaaatcttaatttttctgcatatattgtgactcaaattttaaaaagcggacatatattactctataaatataaattgtgtCGATAGTGCTTCTAAAATTAGTCCAATAAAAAGTATGACTGGTTATGTGACATTATATGAACAAAGATCTAGGAAATATGAAATGGGTATACTGCGAGGCAATACTACGAGTACATGTGATTAGCAGGAGATTTGATTATCGATCTTTGATTATTACTACGAGTACATGTGATTACTGCGGTATACCACGAGGCAATACCACGGCAAatcaaattttagtttatttgagcTAGATCTGTTGataatcaaaaaatttagggttATAATACATGACAGGTTATGATTACCCGTCCTAATCAAAAATTAGTGCTTCTATAATAagaattatttcaaatttttaaaattagataatgaaaatttaaatcaaaatacaatctagaaaaattttcaaattttaaaaattagataaatgaaaatttaaatcaaaatacaatatataaaaatttggtacgcggtataccgcgggttatGATCTAGTTGTTCTTATTTTTGTACAAAATGTGTATCTCTATACTCCATCAATTGGCACATGTTAGACAATTTCCAGAAAAAGTTCTTTAGCCACATTATTTCACCGCAAGAATTAGGTCTTTAGCTTACACAACATCATATCAAAGAACAATGTCTTGTATTTGCAATTAAATTCTATCAAATtcattattagaaaaaaagacaactactatactagtatatattaactataaaaataatatctcaTACATAAGATCTCAGTAATCTTTCTTTACTAATAATGATACTTAGAGGAGTTATCTCACCGAGTAACTATGAGACTTCAAAACAAGAGCGTATTTTTCGGTCATGGTGCAATTATATCTGagataaataacatttttttagctGTCCAAATTAGAGTCTTGCTATGTAATGCACAATAATGTGGGTTTGTCTCACTTTGTCCTATTCTGTAGGTTGGTGTGCAAAAATTTCTCTGGCATAGGAATATTCCATGGCGCAAAATCTTGGAAATTGGTCGGGATGTGTTTCATGATGGACGGGCACCATGTGACTCAAGGACAAGTGGAAGACGATGAACAGTGACACGGGAAATTAGGTAAGACTCGCAACTGAAAGACAACCAAATTACTATGTGTCTGAAGTTAGTTTTCAATGAGCTTTGGAATTTTTATGTGTCTAAAGTTAGTTTTCAATGAGCTTTGGAATTTTATAAGCATTAGGAGCTTAGAAGAGTAGTGGATAGGGTGTTGCAGTTTTTTTGTTCAATCTTGTTCATAGTTTATGAATTGTATATGTAGCAAAGCTAATCTTACCTTTCCCATTTGTGTGTCCCCCTATATATGCGTGtgaaaaatttgaaatctttccttcttaataataatactcCTCCTCCCCCCGATCGATTACCTGATATTACTAGATATGGTATTGTTCCTCGACTAGTCTAATATTTTGGTTCCTATGATTCTGagactaattaattttatttattcatgtATAAAgcattgtgtgtttttttctgcCATGATGTGCTTatgttgtttctttgtgtttgtgtggCTTTAGTTGGAAGCTGATTTTGGTACTCTTGACTAATTCAGAAGTTTTTACAATATAGTAGTATCtatctaaaaataatttattttacgATATTTGGAtgataataagaaaattattataaacttaaactaattaaaatatggTGTTTGTATCATAATACGTTCAATTTTCTCATACATGattaaaacataattcttttttaattttgtgttattctAAGCTTCAAAAAATTGTGAAACCAATTCcaattggttaataattatctCAGAAAAATTGTAACTAAATTTCAtggaatatgtttttttgttttttttttaaaattatctacCAAAttgaatttcatttttttcttttaaataaatttataaaactaaatagAACAAAGAATTGAAGTTTAGAGTATTAAACATTCTAACACCAAAGTCAAATCATCTGAACTATCACAagaaaacaatcttttttttttagtagaagaaaatcttaaaagaaaaaaaatttttggtGGTTTATAAACCCAAGCatatataatagtaaaaatTTACACTCCAAAAGTTGTTGGTTTGTTGTTAGAGAATTAGCAATGAGCCAATGAGAATTTACACACTTTTTACTAAAAGAAACTTcgtacaaatatataaaaaaaggataTACGATCGGACTATAATTAATATTAGGCCCCACCCACCCGAtcgtttggtttggttaagTGAGTGTAGTGGGCTTTTGCTTGGCTTCCTCGTTTCCCTAAAAACTCAacaactgaaactgaaactgaaactgttgttgttgttgttacacttcttcatcttcttctctccttcccTTCCCTtctcttcaaaattaaaaaaaaaaaacctaaaaaacaaaacacatggattctTCTCAGGACCACTGCAACTCTCCAGGTTCTTCATCATTATCAATGTCTCCTTTTTAGGgttttcgcttttttttttttttttaacttaactTCCAATTTCTTCCTTCCTCTAATAATGTCGTCAAATTCATTTCGTTtcgtttcttgtgttttttagatttttttttttccttttgtaacttttttttttctcttgttgttgttgttgcaatAATGAAtggtttcttcctttttgtcttttaatgtctatttgattaatgttttcttctgaTTATGACTGTTTTGGCtttctgattttaatttttttttctttaaaacaaaagttcccttttaaaaaaaaaggagtctTTTGTAGAATCTATTATCAATTTGAGGATATGGACActgattgattttgattttgtaaaccCTTGTTATTATAGgacaaggaggaggaggaggtaagAGTCATGTGTGCACTAAATGTGGTTGGAGTTACCCTAATCCACATCCTAGTGCTAAAAACCGTCGTGCTCACAAGAAGATCTGTGGAACCATCAAAGGATTTGAGATCTTTGACCCCGATAAGGCCAAACAGGATCTTGATTTTCCTGATGACCAAAAAACCCCAAGTAAGAACTTTAAATTTATTGCTTTGGATTGATTTTAAAGTAGAGAAAGACTCTGATGCTAATGGTGTAATGTACTGTTTAATGTTGAGGTAAGGTCCAAGAGTTGTGGGAAAAGGTGATGAGAGAATTGGGGATGTTTCTGAAGAGGATGTGTTTACTGATGCTGTTTGTGAGTTTTCTAGATCTGATTCTTTCAAGGACGATACAGCTACTAACTGTGCTGCAAAGGTTACTGAGAATCCTGGTCAGTTACTACTCCCTTTGTTAAATAAATTACTCAGAGATGATATGTTACCTTTTGGGTGCTAATGAGACTTTGGTTTTAATAGTGCTAACATAAGTTTTGTCATCTAGTATAATAAAGTCTTAGTTTTGTTGACCTTTATACGATATCTCAAACCTGTAGAGTGTAGACTACTATAGTTCTAAGGGAAACTATTTAGTTCACTGTGTTTATCACATTTCTCGGTTTTGTTTCCCGTTTTGCTTTCATGTTTTGTGTGATGTGCCTGCTTTCTTTCGACTATATAGCTGATGAATTTGGAACTGCTCAGGTGAGGCTCCACAGTGCATTAATTCATCAACGGACTGTGTGATGAAAAGCTCTGAAGTGGTTCAAGAGAGCTGTGAAGTTCCATCTGTGGAAGTCCTTGACAACTATGACGTCCCACGTGCAGTTGAAGCAGCTTCTGGTACTCGACAAGGTGGAGAGAGTTCTACTGAAGAACACTCTATAGCATCTGAAACTGTGATTGAGTCACCCCAGGAAGCTCAGGTCATTGAAGGTGGTGATTCCATATCAGATGTTAGATTAGAGACTGAAAGCAAAGAAAAGTTAACGGAAGAATCTGAATCTAAGTTAGCATCTGAATTAAGGAAGAAAGAGGACACCTCAGATTCATCATGGAACGATGATGTGATTTACTCGGACGTGGATGGTCCCTATGGATTTTCATCAGAAGCAACGAGTATGACTCATCCTGGTGAAGCTAGCTGTATAGTCAGTGAGGATGTTCCAGTCAATACTTCTCTGGCAGAAGCTGATGCAACTCAGGATATCAGTGCTGGTCAATCTGTTTCTGATAATATGCCTTTTGTTGAGAATGCTGATGTCTCTTTGCATGGAATCAAAGGCCTAGTCGAAATGGAAGGGAATCATTCTGTGAATCCTTTTCTTTCTGAGACATCTAAAGGTGAAGAATGTGAAAAGGATACTCTTACTGAGGCAGAGAATTTAAGAATTCAGCCTGAAGGCTTAAGTATTGGCTCAGAGGCTCCTTCATCAGACAAGCTTCTCTTCGGTGACAAAACTGAACCTCAAGGCCAAACTGATTTGGTTGTGGTCAAGGAATTTCCCAGTGCAGAGAACATAATGATATCTAAGATTGACTCTGAAGATACTAAAGTGAAAGATGAAGAGGCTGAATCATCATTGGGGAAGGCACAAACTGTTGAATCAGAAACCTTGATAGTTTCTCTACCTGCTGTCGATTCTATAGTTGTTGACTCGAATGCTGATGTGAGCAGTGCAGCTAACAAAACTGGTTTAGTTGATCTCGTTGGTCATGAGAGTGAACTTATTCAAGCAAATGTTGTAGCTGAGGAGGGGAACAACCCAAAAGACACGCTGGGTTCTGAATCCTCTTGCTATGTGTCTCCGGTGTCTGCTGTATTTGAGGGAGCTGATGCAAGTGATCAGATAAAAAGTTCGACAGAAACATCTAAAGACTCTGCCCTTCAAATCAGTGCTGAATTCTCTGAAAGTAAAGATGAAGTTTGCAGAGAGATTAACAACGGGAGGGTTGTGGAGGAAAGCAGTTTCATAAACGAAACAAATACAACGGCATATCCTATTGGCCATTCTGGCTCCACAGGCACTGCACCTGACAACACTGTTAAAACACCGAATCAGAAGTCACTGGAAAGCGGAAGGACAGAATTCAATAGAGTTGTTGGTGGCTTGGGGGTGATTCAAGCAAATGAGATTGACGGTAATGCCAAAGCACACAACTACTATGCTGAGGTCCCAGTGACAATAGAATCAAACGACCATCGTGATTTTGGGAGATTGCAGAATCTTTCAGAAGCTCACATTAAATCTCTGGTTTCAAGTCCACTAGTCAGTAGAAATAATGCATCTAATGCGTTTGAATCCAACTTGGGATCGGTTTCAGGTACGTATCCCATCTCGTATGAGATATAACCCAAAACCCTCATATTGTATATCTTTTTAATGACCAAATCAATTTTGATGGAACAGGAGTAAGCGGTGGAGTTAACAAACCGGAAAACGTATCTCAGAACCAAGAGATCACCNNNNNNNNNNNNNNNNNNNNNNNNNNNNNNNNNNNNNNNNNNNNNNNNNNNNNNNNNNNNctttttttttttttttttaaactttcaatTTCTTGCATCTTTCGTGCTTCCTCTAATAATGTCGTCAAATtcattttgtttcgtttcttgtgtttattagatttttttttccttttgtaacttcttttctcttgttgttgttgttgcaatAATGAAtggtttcttcctttttgtcttttaatgTACATTTGGTTAATGTTTTCTTCTGATTATGACTGTTTTGGctttctgattttttattttttctttaaaacaaaagttcccttaaaaaaaaaggagtctTTTGTAGAATCTATTATCAATTTGAGGATATGGGCactgattgattttgtttttttgtaaacccttgTGATATAGGACTAGGAGGAGGAGGTAATAAGAGTCATGTGTGCACTAAATGTGGTTGGAGTTACCCTAATCCACATCCTAGTGCTAAAAACCGTCGTGCTCACAAGAAGATCTGTGGAACCATCAAAGGATTTGAGATCTTTGACTCCGATAAGGCCAAACAGGATCTTGATTTTCCTGATGACCACAAAACCCCAAGTAAgaacttttagttttattgcTTTGGATTGATTTTAAAGTAGAGAAAGAAGACTTGAGAACACTGTTGCTAATGGTGTAATGTACTGTTTAATGTTGAGGTAAGGTCCAAGAGTTGTGGGCAAAGGTGATGAGAGAATTGGGGATGTTTCTGAAGAGGATGTGTTTACTGATGCTGTTTGTGAGTTTTCTAGATCTGATTCTTTCAAGGAAGATACAGCTACTAACTTTGCTGCAAAGGTTACTCAGAATCCTGGTCAGTTTCTACTCCCTTTGTTGAATAAATATGTTACCTTTTGGATGCTAATGAGACTTTGGTTTTAATAGTGCTAACATAAGTTTTGTCATCTAGTAATAAAGTCTTAGTTTACTTTCTTTTTGACCTTTATGCGATATCGCAAACCAGTAGACTGTAGAGTGTAGACTACTATAGTTATAAGGGAAACTATTTAGTTTATCACATTTCTCGGTTTTGTTTCCCATTTGGCTTTCATGTTTTATGTGATGTGCCTGCTTTATTTCGACTATATAGCTGATGAATTTGGAATTGCTCAGGTGAGACTCCACAGTGCATTAATTCATCAACTGGCTGTGTGATGAAAAGCTCTGAAGTGGTTCAAGAGAGCTGTGAAGTTCCATCTGTGGAAGTCCTTGACAACTATGACGCCCCAAGTGCAGTTGAAGCAGCTTCTGGTAATCGACAAGGTGGAGAGAGTTCTACTGAAGAACACCCTATAGCATCTGAAACTGTGATTGATTCACCACAGCAAGCTCATGTCATTGACAATGGTGATCTCATGTCAAATGTAAGATTGGAGACAAAATGCAAAGAAAAGTTTACGGAAGAATCTGAATCTAAGTTAGCATCTGAATTAAGGAAGAAAGAGGACACCTCAGATTCATCATGGAACGATGATGTGATTTACTCGGACGTGGATGGTCCCTATGGATTTTCATCAGAAGCAACGAGCATGACTCATCCTGGTGAAGCTAGCTGTCTAGTCAGTGAGGATGTTCCAGTCCATACTTCTCTGGCAAAACCTGAGGCAACTCAGGTTATCAGTGCTGGGCAATTTGTTTCTGATGATATGCCTTTTGTTGAGAATGCTGATGTCTCTTTGCATGGAATCAAAAGCCTAGAAGAAATGGAAGCAAGTCATTCTGTGAATCCTTTTCTTTCTGAGACATCTAAAGGTGAAGAATGTGAAACAGATACTCTTACTGAGGCAGATAATTTAAGAATTCAGCCTGAAGTCTTAAGTATTGGCTCAGAGGCTCCTTCATCAGACAAGATTCTCTTCGGTGACAAAACTGAACCTCAAGGCCAAACTGATTTGGTTGCGGTCAAGGAATTTCCCAGTGCAGAGAACATAATGATACCTAAGACTGACTCCGAAGATATCAAAGTGAAAGCTGAAGATGGTGTATCATCATTAGGGAATGCACAAACTGTTGAATCAGAGACCTTGAGAGTTTCTCCACCTGCTGTAGATTCTATAGTTGTTGACTCGAATGCTAATGTGAGCAGTGCAGCTAACAAAACTGGTTTAGTTGATCTTGTTGGGGAGAGTGAACTTATTCAAGCAAATGTTGTTGCTGAGGAGGGGAACAACCCAAAAGATAGATTGAGTCCTGAATCCTCTTGCTATGTTACTCCGCTGTCTGTTGTATTTGAGGGAGCTGATGCAAGTGATCAGATAAAAAGTTCAACAGAAACATCTAAAGACTCTGCCCTCCAAATCGGTGCTGAATTCTCTGAAAGTAAAGATGAAGTTTGCAGAGAGATTAACAACGGGACCGTTGTGGAGGAAAGCAGTTTCATAAACGAAACATATCCAACGGAATATCCAGTTAGCCATCCTGGATCCACACACACTGCACCTGATGAAATTGTTAAAACAGCTAATCAGAAGTCACTGGAAAGCGGAAGGACAGAATTCAATAGAGTTGTTGGTGGCTTGGGGGTGATTCAAGCAAATGAGATTGACGGTAATGTCAAAGCACACAACTACTATGCTGAGGTCCCAGTGACAATAGAATCAAACGACCATCGTGATTTTGGGAGATTGCAGAATCTTTCAGAAGCTCACATTAAATCTCTGGTTTCAAGTCCACTAGTCAGTAGAAATAATGCATCATCTAATGCGTTTGAATCCAACTTGGGATCGGTTTCAGGTACGTATCCCATCTTGTATGAGCTATATAACCCAAAACCCTCATattgtatttctttttaataaccaaatcGATTTTGATGGAACAGGAGTAAGCGGTGGAGTTAGCAAACCGGAAAACGTATCTCAGAACCAAGAGATCACCTTGGAGAAGACAACAAGCTGGAGCTCAGCAAAGGAGCAACATGTCCCGCTAAAGAACCTTCTGAGTGAAGCAAGATCACCAAGGGTGCAGCAAGAGGCAAAGGCTCAAAATGAGAGTAACAACATACCGAGAGTGAGTTCGATACTGGGACAGGAGACATCCCCTGAAGACGGTCGCTGGCCAGAGAAAAGAGAAGTGAGTGAGGAATGGAATTCACCAGCAAAGTATCCAGTGGACttgaagagagaggagaggaaAGTGAAAGGAAGACCCTTTTGGGTGCCATTCGTTTGCTGCTCCAATGTTAAATAAACCCCTCTATTGTATAATGCTAGGAGTATGATGAATGGATTCTACAGACTCGCTAGTACAAAGACTTGTTTAGTTCTGAAGTAGTTTGGTTCTTGTAGGAGTTACTATTGTTGCTTAGgctttttaaaatacttttatgCAGACCACTTCTTTAAATTTCATCTTTTACCATGACTAATTTCTCTTCTGTTTGCATTTTAGAGTTGGTGTTTGGTTCAATTTGTTGAGAGAATACCAAATTGAATCTAACCGAATTCTGAATCGGTTTATTAGCCTTAACCCGAATTCAAACTAAACCGCCGCACCAGAACCGAATCAGAACTTTTGCAGAGAGCTTCGAAAGAGT
The sequence above is a segment of the Camelina sativa cultivar DH55 chromosome 10, Cs, whole genome shotgun sequence genome. Coding sequences within it:
- the LOC104719033 gene encoding uncharacterized protein LOC104719033 translates to MDSSQDHCNSPGLGGGGNKSHVCTKCGWSYPNPHPSAKNRRAHKKICGTIKGFEIFDSDKAKQDLDFPDDHKTPSPRVVGKGDERIGDVSEEDVFTDAVCEFSRSDSFKEDTATNFAAKVTQNPGETPQCINSSTGCVMKSSEVVQESCEVPSVEVLDNYDAPSAVEAASGNRQGGESSTEEHPIASETVIDSPQQAHVIDNGDLMSNVRLETKCKEKFTEESESKLASELRKKEDTSDSSWNDDVIYSDVDGPYGFSSEATSMTHPGEASCLVSEDVPVHTSLAKPEATQVISAGQFVSDDMPFVENADVSLHGIKSLEEMEASHSVNPFLSETSKGEECETDTLTEADNLRIQPEVLSIGSEAPSSDKILFGDKTEPQGQTDLVAVKEFPSAENIMIPKTDSEDIKVKAEDGVSSLGNAQTVESETLRVSPPAVDSIVVDSNANVSSAANKTGLVDLVGESELIQANVVAEEGNNPKDRLSPESSCYVTPLSVVFEGADASDQIKSSTETSKDSALQIGAEFSESKDEVCREINNGTVVEESSFINETYPTEYPVSHPGSTHTAPDEIVKTANQKSLESGRTEFNRVVGGLGVIQANEIDGNVKAHNYYAEVPVTIESNDHRDFGRLQNLSEAHIKSLVSSPLVSRNNASSNAFESNLGSVSGVSGGVSKPENVSQNQEITLEKTTSWSSAKEQHVPLKNLLSEARSPRVQQEAKAQNESNNIPRVSSILGQETSPEDGRWPEKREVSEEWNSPAKYPVDLKREERKVKGRPFWVPFVCCSNVK